The following coding sequences lie in one Metopolophium dirhodum isolate CAU chromosome 5, ASM1992520v1, whole genome shotgun sequence genomic window:
- the LOC132944809 gene encoding vitellogenin receptor, protein MLENSRMLIIFLIFSLVVCCTFSEFNVFSEKGCSKYEFNCGNGTCINKTRLCDGIDDCRDNGADEDDCDIDKKSCLAPEYFECDGKRKCIPKEFVCDKADDCIDKSDESHCKETSSSLTQPCQEGKFKCSDGTCIPMAWHCDAEIDCHDGSDEDGEKCRYTALCTSGYLCKNFNCVSKTWRCDGKDDCGDGSDETHCDIQLVEPEKCLIENRKFLCHDHKKCIDVQNVCDYNSDCLDASDEGGLCNNKTDIKSECNLMNCSAAFECLRKPHGVMCVCPKGMHYLNNKCSDINECEQFGICDQVCLNSEGSYTCSCDPHYELVDNHKCKIKGLNPELLYSSLRQIKVFNLELLRSFTLIDDLQHVTGLAVDRLTLYWTLYLDGNSAIVRANKSEPKPEIIVDSGLGSPENLVIDIITHNLYFTDAKMKHIGVCNNDGSVCTVLHNKNIDKPRAVAVSPLDGLMYWTDWGKNPMIGRSGMDGSRPQPFITQNIHWPNGVHVDNVGKRIYWVDAKMQFIESINLDATDRRVIVTEYVDHPYSVTVFEDKLYWSDWSSKEIKVCNKFTGKDSKTLIRENKNRVYGMQINHPSLFESQMPNPCEQGKCSDICLLAPKTDINSKGYSCACPDDKKLSEDGIFCITIAIPPTLIVGTPTSIIEIEQEHLGRQKAKKISLKNDVSSISALTYNSLSGDIIIYDSRSKKLFTFDFVKMKLSDLDVPEISSIYSLEFDNHGNNLYWCDRTRKTLDVLSLSTKTHTTIFKEIEGHIPFAVTLVPDKSFMFVAMKEDSHIHIDRIDMDGSIQSLVHMVEYGLTGDEIALHFDMITRLLYFTDYKNGIIDSVSEDGTDRRIIKKAGFVRDIVSIGYDIVWVSEGSKIINWINNVDEDRASRALDIDNWKTDSNLYLTVANGISKNIQHPCQQNNGGCSHICLLSEKGKVCGCPPGLVLSNNSLNCTSLGECKSDEYRCYTGECISSHSRCDFKKDCPRGDDEDAVKCLHYTPSSCPQSQFLCHDKTKCLDKKHMCDSVKDCSDGSDEMDCLHKHTCDSTTEYQCTSGECILRIFLCDGNPDCINGQDELNCLSQSCNNITEFRCNSGNCLPATWECDGEVDCFDGSDEHNSCATKICKDDQFSCTNGRCISHKFTCNGKDDCGDSSDENGCSSNHAYMTKRVSKVCNEKTEFECENTMGHCVPIKARCNGTSECKHLEDELNCGCQKSNFFECQNKRCVLNDWLCDKHDDCGDGSDESQKACDMLSEHLSNSVVSSKDCDGYLCKNQECIPLDQACNKKINCKDGSDEGDLCGLSCIHMDCSHTCQETPKGGKCTCYHGYKLAEDGITCRDIDECEDDNLCTQYCTNSDGSYSCSCLNSDYILRADKSSCKAIGPTMDLVYSSVDEIRSTSGDIKESKLLFSMPGMTISSLDIDIRRNLIYWTSKQAGVLICMDMQQQHKVYMTDLLHPTLVRIDWLTENVYFVQNFKDIVVCYLNAKRCATIYSANIHTTIMAFEIDPRSGVMFWSETIWAVFSTPTTIIRKSDCSGYNVKTIIHQGLQYVTDLAIDPIKHMVYWVDQVNSTIERANYDGTKITVLVNSIEHLPEKISLHEDKLFWTNHETGLSIFKCKVFGSENVHCESVPVQVFATIETFMISQQAKQRNGSNVCIDIDCDFICTSGSKGPMCVCGDGSQVEPGNICDNAGHRKLPVFKDLDYKKNMISIYISIFLIVMLLLAMLYYFLFYSKNKSLNQLVSRLFHRPLTTVIQVIDQKEDEINSRYNVYENPMNEDGLIKGHACGSEIVLNYDSARYVNANCSEPPPNSFSEYDENEKKKLIMVL, encoded by the exons ATGTTGGAGAATTCTagaatgttgataatttttttgatcttCTCATTAGTCGTCTGCTGCACATTTTCAGAATTTAATG TTTTTTCAGAAAAAGGCTGTAGCAAATACGAATTTAACTGCGGGAACGGTACTTGTATCAATAAGACAAGACTTTGTGACGGCATTGATGACTGTAGGGACAATGGCGCTGACGAAGACGATTGTG ATATTGACAAAAAGTCTTGCTTGGCGCCCGAATACTTTGAGTGCGATGGCAAGAGAAAATGTATTCCTAAGGAATTTGTGTGTGATAAGGCGGATGATTGCATCGACAAGTCTGACGAAAGTCATTGTAAAGAG acgTCATCATCTCTAACGCAGCCATGTCAGGAAGGAAAATTCAAATGCTCCGATGGCACTTGCATTCCAATGGCTTGGCATTGTGACGCGGAGATTGATTGCCACGACGGTAGCGACGAAGACGGGGAAAAATGTAGATACACG GCATTGTGTACCTCTGGTTATCTGTGCAAAAATTTCAATTGTGTTTCCAAGACGTGGAGATGTGACGGAAAAGACGACTGTGGTGATGGTTCAGACGAAACCCATTGCG atattcAACTGGTTGAGCCAGAAAAATGTTTGATTGAAAATCGTAAATTTCTGTGTCacgatcataaaaaatgtatcgatGTCCAAAATGTCTGTGATTACAACAGTGACTGTCTTGATGCATCGGACGAAGGCGGTCTTTGCAATAATAAAAcgg ATATCAAAAGTGAATGTAATTTGATGAATTGTTCTGCTGCATTTGAATGTTTAAGAAAGCCACATGGCGTCATGTGTGTGTGCCCAAAAGGaatgcattatttaaataataaatgttctg ATATCAACGAATGTGAACAATTTGGCATTTGTGACCAAGTGTGTCTTAATTCGGAAGGTTCATATACGTGCTCCTGTGATCCACATTATGAACTAGTAGATAATCATAAGTGTAAaataaaag GCCTAAATCcagaattattatattcatcactacggcaaataaaagtttttaactTGGAATTACTTCGTAGTTTTACTTTGATTGATGATTTGCAACATGTCACTGGATTAGCTGTTGATAGATTAACTTTATACTGGACACTTTATTTGGATGGGAACTCAGCTATCGTTCGAGCAAACAAGTCTGAGCCTAAACCAGAAATTATTGTCGACTCGg GTCTTGGATCGCCCGAGAATCtagttatagatattattacacataatttGTACTTCACCGATGCAAAAATGAAACATATCGGAGTGTGCAATAATGATGGTTCAGTGTGTACAGTtcttcataataaaaatatagacaaACCAAGAGCAGTAGCTGTTTCACCACTAGATGG TCTCATGTACTGGACAGATTGGGGTAAAAATCCAATGATTGGTCGTTCTGGTATGGACGGGTCAAGACCACAACCGTTcattacacaaaatatacacTGGCCAAATGGTGTTCATGTTGATAATGTCGGGAAAAGAATTTATTGGGTGGATGCtaaaatgcaatttattgaATCCATTAATTTAGATGCAACTGATCGAAGG gtAATTGTAACAGAATATGTAGATCATCCATATTCGGTTACTGTGTTCGAGGATAAATTGTACTGGAGTGATTGGTCAAGTAAAGAAATAAAAGTATGCAACAAGTTTACGGGTAAAGATAGCAAAACATTGATACGTGAAAATAAGAACAGAGTGTATGGTATGCAAATTAACCATCCTTCGCTCTTCGAGTCTCAA ATGCCAAATCCTTGTGAACAAGGAAAGTGCAGTGATATATGCTTATTAGCACCAAAGACAGACATCAATTCTAAAGGATACTCGTGCGCTTGCCCCGATGATAAAAAACTATCGGAAGATGGAATCTTTTGTATCACCATTGCCATACCTCCTACGCTTATTGTAGGTACACCAACAAGTATTATAGAAATTGAGCAAGAACATTTAGGCCGCCAAAAAGCAAAGAAAATATCATTGAAAAATGATGTATCTAGCATATCCGCATTGACTTATAATTCATTATCTG gtGACATCATCATCTATGACTCAAGGTCTAAGAAACTATTCACTTTCGATTTTGTTAAGATGAAATTATCAGATTTAGATGTACCAGAAATTAGTTCCATTTATTCCCTTGAATTTGACAATCACGGAAACAACTTATACTGGTGTGATAGGACTAGAAAAACATTAGATGTGTTAAGTCTCTCTACAAAAACACACACCACAATTTTCAAAGAAATTGAAGGTCATATCCCATTTGCTGTTACTTTAGTTCCAGATAAAAG CTTTATGTTTGTAGCTATGAAAGAAGATTCACATATACATATCGATCGAATTGACATGGATGGAAGTATTCAGTCTCTAGTACATATGGTGGAGTATGGATTGACAGGAGATGAAATTGCTTTACATTTTGATATGATTACAAGACTGTTGTATTTTACTGACTATAAAAATGGCATTATTGATAGTGTCAGCGAAGatg GAACGGATagaagaattataaaaaaagcagGATTTGTAAGAGATATTGTTTCAATTGGTTATGACATTGTTTGGGTATCTGAAGGTTCGAAAATTATAAACTGGATTAATAACGTTGATGAAGACCGAGCATCTAGAGCTCTTGATATAG ATAATTGGAAAACtgattcaaatttatatttaaccgtAGCAAATGGAATTAGCAAAAATATCCAACACCCATGTCAACAAAATAACGGTGGTTGTAGTCATATATGTCTTTTATCTGAGAAAGGAAAG GTTTGTGGTTGTCCACCTGGATTAGTTTTATCAAACAATAGCCTAAATTGTACATCACTAGGAGAGTGTAAATCTGATGAATATCGTTGTTATACTGGTGAATGTATTTCATCTCATTCTCGATGTGATTTTAAAAAAGATTGTCCTCGTGGTGACGATGAAGACGCTGTTAAATGTTTGCATTACACACCAAGCTCATGTCCACAATCTCAATTTTTATGTCATGATAAAACAAAGTGCTTGGATAAAAAACATATGTGTGATAGTGTTAAAGACTGTAGTGATGGTTCAGATGAAATGGATTGCTTACACAAGCACACTTGTGATTcaa ctaCAGAATATCAGTGTACATCTGGAGAGTGTATTCTGCGCATATTTTTATGTGATGGTAATCCCGACTGTATTAATGGACAAGACGAATTAAATTGTCTAAGCcaaagttgtaataatattacagaatttAGATGTAATTCTGGAAACTGTTTACCTGCAACATGGGAATGCGATGGCGAGGTTGATTGTTTTGATGGTTCGGATGAACACAATTCATgtg cCACCAAAATATGTAAAGATGATCAATTTTCTTGCACCAATGGTCGATGTATTTCACATAAATTCACTTGTAATGGTAAAGATGATTGTGGTGATAGTTCCGATGAAAATGGTTGTTCGTCAAATCATGCATACATGACTAAAAGAGTTTCAAAAGTATGTAATGAAAAAACAGAATTTGAATGTGAAAACACAATGGGACATTGTGTACCGATCAAGGCTAGGTGCAACGGCACATCTGAGTGCAAACATTTAGAGGACGAATTGAACTGTGGATgtcaaaaatctaatttttttgaatGTCAGAATAAGCGCTGTGTATTAAATGATTGGTTATGTGATAAACATGATGATTGTGGTGATGGGTCAGATGAAAGTCAAAAGGCGTGTGATATGCTTTCTGAACATTTATCGAATTCAGTTGTTTCATCAAAAGACTGTGATGGATATTTATGTAAGAACCAAGAATGTATACCTCTAGATCAAGCTTGTAATAAGAAAATCAATTGTAAAGATGGTTCAGACGAAGGAGATCTTTGTG gttTATCTTGTATACACATGGATTGTAGTCATACTTGTCAAGAAACTCCAAAAGGTGGGAAATGTACATGTTATCATGGCTATAAACTTGCAGAAGATGGTATAACTTGCAGAGATATTGATGAATGTGAAGACGACAATTTATGTACTCAATATTGTACAAATTCAGATGGTTCATATAGTTGTAGTTGTTTAAATTCCGATTACATTTTGCGTGCAGATAAAAGTTCATGTAAAGCAATTG GACCTACAATGGATTTAGTTTATTCGAGTGTTGATGAAATAAGAAGTACTTCAGGAGATATTAAAGaatcaaaattacttttttcgaTGCCAGGAATGACAATATCAAGCCTTGATATAGATATTAGAAGAAATCTTATTTATTGGACATCAA aacaagCTGGCGTTCTTATTTGTATGGACATGCAACAACAGCATAAAGTTTACATGACAGATTTGTTACACCCAACTTTAGTTCGTATTGATTGGTTAACAGAAAACGTTTACtttgttcaaaattttaaagatattgttgtatgttatttaaatgCTAAACGTTGTGCCACTATATACAGTGCAAACATCCATACAACAATTATGGCTTTTGAAATTGATCCTCGTTCCgg AGTGATGTTCTGGTCGGAAACCATATGGGCAGTATTTTCAACACCAACAACTATTATTAGGAAATCTGACTGTAGTGGATACAACGTAAAAACTATAATCCATCAAGGGTTACAGTATGTTACTGATTTAGCTATAGATCCAATCAAACATATGGTCTACTGGGTCGACCAAGTTAATTCAACAATCGAGAGAGCTAATTACGACGGAACTAAAATAACTGTGTTGGTCAATTCAATAGAA catttgCCAGAGAAAATATCATTGCACGAAGACAAACTGTTTTGGACTAACCATGAAACCGGATTgtctatatttaaatgtaaagttTTTGGTTCTGAAAATGTCCACTGTGAGTCTGTTCCTGTTCAAGTGTTTGCTACCATCGAGACATTCATGATAAGTCAACAGGCCAAACAAAGAAAtg gatCAAATGTTTGTATTGATATCGATTGCGATTTTATTTGTACTTCTGGATCAAAAGGACCGATGTGTGTTTGCGGAGATGGATCTCAAGTCGAGCCAGGCAATATTTGTGAT aaTGCTGGTCATAGAAAATTGCCTGTTTTTAAAGACTTagactacaaaaaaaatatgatttcaatctatatttctatatttttaattgtaatgttGTTATTAgcgatgttatattattttctattctaTTCCAAAAATAAATCTTTGAATCAACTAGTATCTAG attatttcaTCGGCCATTAACAACTGTCATCCAAGTAATTGACCAAAAGGAAGATGAAATAAATTCAAGATATAATGTTTATGAGAATCCTATGAACGaa GATGGGTTAATAAAAGGTCATGCTTGTGGTAGTGAAATCGTCTTGAACTATGATAGTGCACGTTACGTTAATGCTAACTGCTCAGAACCTCCACCTAACTCGTTTTCAGAGTACGACGagaacgagaaaaaaaaacttattatggttttataa